Proteins from one Microbacterium faecale genomic window:
- a CDS encoding ABC transporter ATP-binding protein, whose amino-acid sequence MIEFRHVSKRFPDGTTAVTDVDLLVPSRKTTVLVGSSGSGKTTLLRMVNRMVEPTSGSIAIDGENIADESPVALRRRIGYVMQNSGLMPHFTVADNIATVPRLVGRTRRAARERALELMEIVGLDAHMADRYPNQLSGGQQQRVGVARGLASDPNILLMDEPFGAVDPIVRAELQQELIRLQAELDKTVIFVTHDIDEAFLLGDQVVILAQGARVLQVGSPSEIIEAPADDFVSAFIGADRGKRALRIKQTPAGPVLVDGEGRTQGTLVEDGA is encoded by the coding sequence ATGATCGAGTTCCGACACGTATCCAAGCGATTTCCGGATGGGACAACCGCTGTCACCGATGTCGACCTCCTCGTGCCCTCGCGCAAGACGACCGTCCTCGTCGGTTCTTCCGGCAGCGGCAAGACGACGCTCCTGCGGATGGTGAACCGCATGGTCGAGCCGACAAGCGGCTCCATCGCGATCGACGGCGAGAACATCGCCGACGAGTCTCCCGTGGCCCTGCGGCGCCGCATCGGCTACGTGATGCAGAACTCCGGCCTGATGCCGCACTTCACCGTCGCCGACAACATCGCGACGGTGCCGCGGCTCGTCGGGCGGACCCGCCGCGCGGCACGGGAGCGCGCCCTCGAGCTCATGGAGATTGTCGGGCTCGACGCGCACATGGCCGATCGCTACCCGAATCAGCTCTCCGGCGGACAGCAGCAGCGTGTCGGCGTCGCGCGCGGACTCGCCTCGGATCCGAACATCCTGCTCATGGACGAGCCGTTCGGTGCCGTCGATCCGATCGTGCGCGCGGAGCTGCAACAGGAGCTCATCCGGCTCCAGGCCGAACTCGACAAGACCGTCATCTTCGTCACGCATGACATCGACGAGGCCTTCCTCCTCGGCGATCAGGTCGTGATACTCGCCCAGGGCGCCCGCGTCCTGCAGGTGGGGTCGCCGAGCGAGATCATCGAGGCGCCGGCCGACGACTTCGTCTCGGCGTTCATCGGCGCCGACCGCGGGAAGCGGGCGCTGCGCATCAAGCAGACTCCCGCAGGTCCCGTTCTCGTCGATGGCGAGGGTCGCACGCAGGGGACCCTCGTCGAGGACGGCGCGTGA
- a CDS encoding dihydrolipoyl dehydrogenase family protein: protein MSAVEPSAEHYDVIVIGAGAVGENVADYASRSGARAAIVEAELVGGECSYWACMPSKALLRSGHALRAARRVAGSREAASGQIDVDAVLARRTTFTSNWEDDGQVEWLASVGVDLIRGRARLTGRGEIEVDGRRYTARAVALATGSAPVLPDVPGLDGVGAWGTREATSADRIPPRLIVIGGGVAGTELAFAFAALGSQVTLVSRSGLLTSEEPFVGDLVAEALEELGGDVRIGASPARVDRDGDGIVTVELDDGTAIHAEELLVATGRRPHTDGLGLEELGLSANPEVDDTMLVRGTDWLYAVGDVNGRAPLTHQGKYQARAAGGAIAARLAGDPVDDAEWGRHVASADHAAVPHVVFTDPEVASVGLTEAAARDAGIDVDAVEHDLGAIAGAALHADGYSGRAKLVIDRARRIIIGATFVGQDTAELVHAATIAIVGEVTIERLRHAVPSYPTISEVWLRLLEAYN, encoded by the coding sequence ATGAGCGCCGTCGAGCCATCGGCCGAGCACTACGACGTCATCGTGATCGGAGCGGGCGCCGTCGGCGAGAATGTCGCCGATTACGCCTCGAGATCGGGAGCGCGAGCGGCGATCGTCGAGGCAGAGCTCGTCGGTGGCGAGTGCTCCTACTGGGCCTGCATGCCGTCGAAGGCTCTCCTCCGGAGCGGCCACGCCCTGCGCGCGGCGCGGCGCGTTGCCGGCTCGCGCGAGGCGGCGTCCGGGCAGATCGACGTCGACGCGGTCCTCGCGCGCCGCACCACGTTCACGAGCAATTGGGAGGACGACGGCCAGGTGGAGTGGCTGGCCTCCGTCGGCGTCGACCTGATCCGCGGCCGCGCGCGTCTGACTGGCCGGGGTGAGATCGAGGTGGATGGCCGACGATACACCGCGCGCGCCGTGGCACTGGCGACGGGATCCGCGCCGGTTCTGCCCGACGTTCCCGGCCTCGACGGCGTCGGGGCCTGGGGCACGCGGGAGGCGACGTCCGCTGACCGGATCCCCCCGCGCCTCATCGTGATCGGCGGCGGCGTCGCCGGAACCGAGCTGGCGTTCGCTTTTGCCGCGCTCGGTTCCCAGGTCACGCTCGTGTCCCGCAGCGGCCTGCTGACGTCGGAGGAACCGTTCGTCGGCGATCTGGTGGCCGAGGCGTTGGAAGAGCTCGGCGGCGACGTGCGGATCGGGGCCTCCCCGGCGCGCGTCGATCGCGACGGCGACGGCATCGTCACGGTCGAACTGGATGACGGCACCGCGATCCACGCCGAGGAACTGCTGGTCGCGACGGGGCGTCGGCCGCACACGGACGGCCTCGGCCTCGAGGAGCTCGGGCTCAGCGCGAACCCCGAGGTCGACGACACGATGCTCGTCCGCGGCACCGACTGGCTGTACGCGGTGGGCGACGTGAACGGGCGCGCCCCGCTCACTCATCAGGGCAAGTATCAGGCACGCGCCGCAGGGGGCGCGATCGCCGCCCGACTTGCCGGGGATCCGGTTGACGATGCCGAGTGGGGACGTCATGTCGCGAGCGCCGACCACGCGGCCGTGCCGCACGTCGTGTTCACGGACCCCGAAGTGGCGAGCGTCGGGCTGACCGAGGCTGCCGCACGCGACGCCGGAATCGACGTCGACGCCGTCGAGCACGACCTCGGAGCCATCGCGGGCGCAGCGCTCCACGCCGACGGCTACAGCGGCCGCGCGAAGCTCGTCATCGACCGCGCGCGGCGCATCATCATCGGCGCGACCTTCGTCGGCCAAGACACCGCGGAGCTCGTCCACGCCGCGACGATCGCCATCGTGGGCGAGGTCACGATCGAACGGCTCCGTCACGCGGTGCCGTCGTACCCGACGATCAGCGAGGTGTGGCTGCGGCTGCTCGAAGCGTACAACTGA
- a CDS encoding fatty acid desaturase family protein: MGLYRRAHVFYALVGAALILALAGAVAGFILLGDSWFQLLIAGALGIIFTQIAFLAHEAAHRQVLASGPANVRLARILAGIVGLSLSWWDSKHSRHHANPNRVSKDPDIEVDTISFLDEDAAQARGLRRAITRHQGWLFFPLLTLEGLNLHFLSIMHLASPGKVKGRWIEIGIITARFAVLLVPLFLMLPIGMAFAFLGVQLAVFGVYMGASFAPNHKGMPVIAKDAKLDFFSKQVRTSRNISGGWWATTLMGGLNYQIEHHLFPNMARPNLARARAVVREVCETRDVPYTETTLIESYGIVVRYLNRVGLAARDPFDCPAAAQFGRS; the protein is encoded by the coding sequence ATGGGGCTGTACCGCCGGGCTCACGTCTTCTACGCTCTGGTCGGCGCCGCGCTCATCCTGGCCCTCGCCGGCGCCGTCGCCGGCTTCATCCTGCTCGGCGACTCCTGGTTCCAGCTGCTCATCGCCGGTGCGCTCGGCATCATCTTCACGCAGATCGCCTTCCTCGCTCACGAAGCCGCGCACCGCCAGGTGCTCGCGTCCGGCCCCGCCAACGTCCGGCTCGCGCGCATTCTCGCCGGCATCGTCGGCCTCAGCCTGTCGTGGTGGGATAGCAAGCACTCGCGGCACCACGCGAACCCGAACCGCGTCTCGAAGGATCCCGACATCGAGGTCGATACCATCTCCTTCCTCGACGAAGACGCGGCCCAGGCACGCGGCCTCCGACGCGCCATCACACGCCATCAGGGTTGGCTGTTCTTTCCTCTCCTGACGCTCGAAGGTCTGAACCTGCACTTCTTGAGCATCATGCATCTCGCCTCGCCCGGGAAGGTGAAGGGTCGTTGGATCGAGATCGGCATCATCACGGCGCGTTTCGCGGTGCTGCTTGTTCCGCTCTTCCTGATGCTTCCCATCGGTATGGCGTTCGCCTTCCTCGGCGTGCAGCTCGCTGTCTTCGGTGTGTACATGGGGGCGTCGTTCGCGCCGAACCACAAGGGGATGCCGGTCATCGCGAAGGACGCCAAGCTCGACTTCTTCTCGAAGCAGGTGCGGACCTCGCGCAACATCAGTGGCGGCTGGTGGGCCACCACGCTCATGGGCGGTCTGAACTACCAGATCGAGCACCATCTCTTCCCGAACATGGCCCGTCCGAACCTCGCGCGTGCCCGTGCCGTCGTCCGCGAGGTCTGCGAGACCCGTGACGTGCCGTACACCGAGACGACGCTCATCGAGTCGTACGGGATCGTCGTGCGCTATCTCAACCGTGTCGGCCTGGCCGCGCGGGATCCGTTCGACTGCCCGGCCGCGGCACAGTTCGGCCGCAGCTGA
- a CDS encoding CocE/NonD family hydrolase encodes MRTVTEFPEDVRVIENVFIPMRDGARLAARIWLPTSAEQKPVPAVLEYLPYRKRDSTRGRDAVNHPYIAGHGYVVARVDLRGSGDSDGVIVDEYRPQEHEDAEDVIAWLADQPWCDGAVGMMGISWGGFNSLQVAARRPPALKAIIAASATEDLYVDNMHYMGGCLLTDNLSEATVMFAFNSLPPDPMIVGDRWRDMWQERLEGSGLWLHTWLTHQRRDDYWKPASVSEDYSDIACPVFAVGGWADGYTNAIFRLMEHLDVPRKGLIGPWGHKYPHLGVPGPAIDFLQEVVRWWDHWLKGIDTGLMDEPMLRAWMQDSVPPATSYDTRPGRWVAERSWPAPEVRERRYVLNRYALEQDGAAIEPGHDVRLQSPLSVGMFAGKWASYAAVPDLPFDQREEDGGALVYETEPLDAPMEIFGLPAAEFEVSSDKPVAMLAVRLSDVAPDGEATRFTYGLLNLTHRDSSEHPQPLEPGRSYRVRVLLNGIAQHIPEGHRLRLSVSTSYWPLAWPAPESATVTFAAGQSRLSLPVRAPRAEDDELRPFGEPEGAPDLEITPLEEGEHAWRVTRDLATDVSKLEVLNDQGSFRIDETDTVVRRDTSEWYTFRRNDVNSVRGETRTVRRYERDDWRIEVLTRTVLTSTPEEFHVNAELDAYELDAEHGDSRFFADSWQLSVPRDLV; translated from the coding sequence ATGAGAACGGTGACCGAATTCCCGGAAGACGTCCGTGTCATCGAGAACGTGTTCATTCCCATGCGGGATGGCGCCCGACTCGCCGCGCGGATCTGGCTCCCGACGAGCGCCGAGCAGAAGCCGGTGCCCGCGGTCCTCGAGTACCTGCCGTATCGCAAGCGCGACAGCACGCGCGGTCGCGACGCGGTCAATCATCCGTATATCGCTGGCCACGGTTACGTGGTGGCGCGCGTCGACCTTCGCGGCAGCGGCGACTCCGATGGTGTGATCGTCGACGAGTATCGGCCGCAGGAACACGAGGACGCGGAAGACGTCATCGCCTGGCTCGCCGATCAGCCCTGGTGCGACGGTGCGGTGGGCATGATGGGGATCTCGTGGGGCGGATTCAACAGCCTGCAGGTCGCCGCCCGTCGTCCGCCCGCGCTCAAGGCCATCATCGCCGCCTCCGCCACCGAGGACCTGTACGTGGACAACATGCACTACATGGGCGGCTGTCTCCTGACGGACAACCTCTCGGAGGCGACCGTCATGTTCGCGTTCAACAGCCTGCCGCCGGACCCGATGATCGTCGGCGACCGGTGGCGCGACATGTGGCAGGAGCGACTTGAGGGAAGTGGCCTCTGGCTGCACACCTGGCTCACGCACCAGCGTCGGGACGACTACTGGAAGCCGGCATCGGTCTCGGAAGACTACAGCGACATCGCATGCCCCGTCTTCGCCGTGGGAGGCTGGGCGGACGGGTACACCAACGCCATCTTTCGTCTCATGGAGCACCTCGACGTGCCGCGCAAGGGCCTCATCGGGCCGTGGGGGCACAAATACCCGCACCTCGGCGTGCCGGGACCAGCGATCGACTTTCTCCAGGAGGTCGTGAGGTGGTGGGATCACTGGCTGAAGGGCATCGACACGGGACTGATGGACGAGCCCATGCTGCGCGCATGGATGCAGGACAGCGTGCCTCCCGCGACGTCCTACGACACGCGGCCGGGCCGGTGGGTGGCCGAGCGCAGTTGGCCGGCTCCCGAGGTTCGCGAGCGCCGTTACGTCCTGAATCGCTACGCGCTCGAACAGGACGGTGCGGCGATCGAACCCGGGCACGATGTCCGGCTGCAGTCGCCTCTCAGTGTCGGGATGTTCGCTGGAAAATGGGCGTCCTACGCTGCGGTTCCCGATCTTCCCTTCGATCAGCGCGAGGAGGACGGCGGTGCGCTCGTCTACGAGACCGAGCCGCTCGACGCGCCCATGGAGATCTTCGGACTGCCCGCGGCCGAGTTCGAGGTCTCCTCGGACAAACCCGTCGCAATGCTGGCGGTGCGGCTATCGGACGTCGCCCCGGATGGTGAGGCCACGCGTTTCACCTACGGACTGCTCAATCTCACTCACCGCGACAGCAGCGAGCACCCGCAACCGCTCGAACCGGGGCGAAGTTACCGCGTGAGGGTTCTCCTCAACGGCATCGCGCAGCACATCCCCGAGGGACACCGACTCCGGCTGTCGGTCTCGACGTCCTACTGGCCGCTCGCCTGGCCGGCTCCCGAATCCGCGACGGTCACCTTCGCGGCCGGACAGAGCCGCCTCTCGCTGCCGGTGCGTGCTCCGCGAGCGGAGGACGACGAGCTACGGCCGTTCGGTGAACCGGAGGGGGCGCCCGACCTCGAGATCACCCCGTTGGAGGAGGGCGAGCATGCGTGGCGCGTCACGCGTGATCTCGCCACGGACGTCTCGAAGCTCGAAGTGCTGAACGATCAGGGCAGCTTCCGGATCGACGAGACGGACACCGTCGTGCGCCGCGACACGAGCGAGTGGTACACGTTCCGGCGCAACGACGTGAACTCGGTGCGCGGAGAGACGCGGACCGTGCGCCGTTACGAACGCGATGACTGGCGGATCGAAGTTCTGACGCGCACCGTGCTCACCTCGACGCCGGAGGAGTTCCACGTCAACGCCGAGCTCGATGCCTACGAGCTCGACGCGGAACACGGCGACTCGCGATTCTTCGCCGACAGTTGGCAGCTGTCCGTGCCGCGCGATCTCGTGTAG
- a CDS encoding ATP-grasp domain-containing protein, giving the protein MLDHDSLLNTSADRGTESDEKNIFVLGLTEVQRDELQTVHGARSYRSHDLLDYETLVDASHVEFQKLLDAARRELDAFGGSVDAIVSHWDFPTSVIGPILAKERGLPAPSLESLLKCEHKYWSRLEQRASVPECVSQFASFDPFDDDAFDQIDLRFPFWVKPVKSHSSNLGFEVRDRASFDEAVAQIREEIEHVGNAFNAVLDRVDLPPELQGAGGNTCLAEQLISGIQVAPEGSVFRGEFAVHGIFDMHRDASGTSIERIDYPASSVPSHVQERMTDILERYLRRVGFDDACFNGEFMWDEETDDLWLIEVNTRISQSHSEMFVMVDGASNHEVAIDIALGHAPRPSSGDGEFRVASQCMIFRDDDAIVTRIPTADEIAELERRHPWCVITIEAEEGVQLSEMANQNSYRYIVGRVYVGADDREQLAERFDTIVSELPFEFEPAGGEEKADV; this is encoded by the coding sequence ATGTTGGATCACGACTCACTGCTGAACACATCGGCCGATCGCGGGACGGAGAGCGATGAGAAGAACATCTTCGTGCTCGGGCTCACGGAGGTGCAGAGGGACGAACTGCAGACGGTGCATGGCGCGCGCAGCTATCGGTCTCATGACCTCCTCGATTACGAGACGCTGGTGGATGCGTCACACGTCGAGTTCCAGAAGCTACTCGACGCGGCCCGGCGGGAACTCGACGCATTCGGCGGCTCCGTCGACGCGATCGTCAGCCATTGGGACTTCCCGACGAGCGTCATCGGTCCGATCCTGGCGAAGGAACGTGGGTTGCCCGCGCCGTCGCTGGAGAGCCTGCTGAAGTGCGAGCACAAGTACTGGAGCCGCCTGGAACAGCGCGCCTCGGTACCGGAATGCGTTTCGCAGTTCGCCTCCTTCGATCCCTTCGACGACGATGCCTTCGATCAGATCGACCTGCGGTTTCCCTTCTGGGTGAAGCCGGTGAAATCTCACTCGTCGAATCTGGGGTTCGAGGTTCGCGATCGCGCCTCGTTTGACGAGGCCGTCGCACAGATCCGGGAGGAGATCGAACACGTCGGAAACGCCTTCAACGCTGTTCTCGACCGCGTCGACCTGCCGCCGGAACTGCAGGGCGCAGGAGGAAATACGTGTCTCGCGGAGCAGCTGATCTCCGGGATCCAGGTCGCGCCTGAGGGCAGCGTGTTCCGCGGCGAGTTCGCGGTGCACGGCATCTTCGACATGCATCGTGACGCCAGCGGGACGAGCATCGAGCGGATCGACTACCCCGCGAGCAGTGTTCCCTCGCACGTGCAAGAGCGCATGACCGACATCTTGGAACGGTACCTGCGGCGCGTCGGCTTCGACGACGCCTGCTTCAACGGGGAGTTCATGTGGGATGAGGAGACGGACGATCTCTGGCTCATCGAGGTCAACACGCGCATCTCGCAGTCTCACAGCGAAATGTTCGTCATGGTCGACGGCGCTTCCAACCATGAGGTCGCGATCGATATCGCTCTCGGCCACGCGCCGCGTCCGTCCTCCGGTGATGGCGAGTTCCGCGTGGCGTCGCAGTGCATGATCTTCCGCGACGACGACGCGATCGTCACACGGATCCCGACGGCGGACGAGATCGCGGAGCTCGAGCGACGGCACCCGTGGTGCGTCATCACGATCGAAGCCGAGGAGGGCGTCCAGCTGTCCGAGATGGCGAACCAGAACAGCTACCGCTACATCGTCGGCCGTGTGTACGTGGGAGCAGACGACCGTGAGCAGTTGGCTGAGCGCTTCGACACGATCGTGAGCGAGCTGCCTTTCGAATTCGAACCGGCGGGAGGAGAGGAGAAGGCAGACGTATGA
- the pgi gene encoding glucose-6-phosphate isomerase, whose product MTSPVDPTRTRAWAELLELGDGFSPDLRAWFDEDPDRAARLSLDLADLRVDLSKNLVTDEILAALVRLAEETGVAERYAAMIAGEHINTTEDRAVLHTALRRPAGAPLSVDGQDIDADVQEVLTRLDAFADRVRSGKWTGVTGKRVTHVVNIGIGGSDLGPVMVFEALAPYADAGIEARFISNIDPTDLAQKTAGLDPETTLFIVASKTFTTLETLTNARLAREWLWEGLGIGSDEAARANAVSKHFIALSTALDKVAEFGIDTNNAFGFWDWVGGRYSVDSAIGASLAITLGPERFRDFLAGFHAVDEHVRTTPLEKNVPVLMGVLNIWYTNFLGAQSHAVLPYAQLLHRFPAYLQQLTMESNGKSVRWDGSPVTTDTGEVFWGEPGTNGQHAFYQLIHQGTRLIPADFIAFANPAYPLEDGGRDVHGLFLANFLAQTKALAFGKTADEVEAEGTTGALVAARTFDGNRPTTSIFAPDLTPRVLGELIALYEHITFTQGVIWGLNSFDQWGVELGKQLALEIAPAIEGDESAIAAQDPSTRALLAYYREHRRG is encoded by the coding sequence ATGACCTCTCCTGTCGACCCCACCCGTACTCGCGCCTGGGCGGAACTCCTCGAGCTCGGCGATGGCTTCTCCCCCGACCTCCGCGCCTGGTTCGACGAGGACCCCGACCGGGCCGCGCGCCTGAGCCTCGACCTGGCCGACCTGCGCGTCGACCTGTCGAAGAACCTCGTCACCGATGAGATCCTCGCCGCGCTCGTGCGGCTGGCGGAGGAGACGGGTGTGGCCGAGCGCTACGCGGCCATGATCGCGGGCGAGCACATCAACACGACCGAGGACCGCGCCGTCCTGCACACGGCGCTGCGCCGCCCGGCGGGCGCGCCGCTCTCGGTCGACGGCCAGGACATCGATGCCGACGTGCAGGAGGTGCTGACGCGTCTCGACGCGTTCGCGGACCGTGTGCGCTCCGGCAAATGGACCGGCGTCACCGGCAAGCGCGTGACGCACGTCGTGAACATCGGCATCGGCGGCAGCGACCTCGGACCCGTGATGGTCTTCGAGGCTCTCGCACCGTACGCGGACGCCGGAATCGAGGCGCGCTTCATCTCGAACATCGATCCAACCGACCTGGCGCAGAAGACGGCGGGGCTCGACCCCGAGACGACGCTGTTCATCGTCGCATCGAAGACGTTCACCACGCTCGAGACGCTGACGAACGCGCGCCTCGCCCGCGAGTGGCTGTGGGAGGGCCTCGGCATCGGGTCCGACGAGGCCGCGCGCGCGAACGCCGTGTCGAAGCACTTCATCGCGCTGTCGACGGCCCTCGACAAGGTCGCCGAATTCGGCATCGACACGAACAACGCGTTCGGGTTCTGGGACTGGGTCGGCGGACGCTACTCGGTCGACTCGGCGATCGGAGCATCGCTCGCCATCACCCTCGGACCCGAGCGGTTCCGCGACTTCCTGGCAGGCTTCCACGCCGTCGACGAGCACGTGCGCACGACACCGCTCGAGAAGAACGTGCCCGTCCTGATGGGCGTGCTGAACATCTGGTATACCAACTTCCTCGGCGCGCAGTCGCACGCGGTGCTGCCGTATGCGCAGCTGCTGCATCGCTTCCCCGCGTACCTGCAGCAGCTGACGATGGAGTCGAACGGCAAGTCGGTGCGGTGGGACGGATCCCCCGTCACGACCGACACCGGCGAGGTGTTCTGGGGCGAGCCGGGAACGAACGGCCAGCACGCCTTCTACCAGCTCATCCACCAGGGCACGCGCCTCATTCCAGCCGACTTCATCGCCTTCGCGAACCCCGCCTACCCCCTCGAGGACGGCGGGCGCGACGTGCACGGGCTGTTCCTGGCGAACTTCCTCGCGCAGACGAAGGCGCTCGCGTTCGGCAAGACGGCGGACGAGGTCGAGGCCGAGGGCACGACGGGAGCCCTCGTCGCCGCGCGGACCTTCGACGGCAACCGCCCGACGACGTCGATCTTCGCGCCGGATCTCACGCCGCGCGTCCTGGGCGAGCTCATCGCGCTCTACGAGCACATCACCTTCACGCAGGGCGTGATCTGGGGCCTTAATTCCTTCGACCAGTGGGGCGTCGAGCTCGGCAAGCAGCTCGCGCTCGAGATCGCTCCCGCGATCGA